In the genome of Magnolia sinica isolate HGM2019 chromosome 2, MsV1, whole genome shotgun sequence, one region contains:
- the LOC131237996 gene encoding pentatricopeptide repeat-containing protein At4g39952, mitochondrial-like, which produces MRWLGPGARTNNPVFLPISRTSRFRFDAPPNHFTIPMVIAACAKLPAIEVGRNVHGVSLKLNLFAGSPAVGSSFVYLYAKCGQMDNSCRVFEEMPVRDVVAWTALIIGCVQNDESVMGLNFLRDMHRDAEDGEMELNSRTMEGSLQACGNLVALSEGRCLHCYVVKTGIGTCRFVRSSLLSMYSKGGSVGKASLAFSELPNKDLISWAAIVGVHVKKGCIAECLELFRTMEVSGIDPDGIVVSCLLMGFANFRSFSERADCEEEFQIRCFG; this is translated from the exons ATGCGTTGGCTCGGTCCGGGAGCTCGGACCAACAATCCTGTCTTCTTACCAATTTCCAGGACCTCTCGCTTCAG GTTCGACGCCCCGCCTAACCATTTCACTATCCCCATGGTCATTGCCGCCTGCGCCAAACTACCTGCTATCGAAGTCGGTAGAAATGTTCATGGGGTTTCTCTAAAGTTGAATTTGTTTGCGGGTAGTCCGGCGGTCGGCTCATCTTTTGTGTATTTGTATGCGAAATGTGGTCAAATGGATAATTCCTGCAGGGTGTTTGAGGAAATGCCTGTGAGAGATGTTGTTGCTTGGACTGCTCTTATAATTGGTTGCGTGCAGAATGATGAGAGTGTGATGGGTTTGAATTTTCTTCGAGATATGCACAGGGATGCAGAAGATGGAGAGATGGAGCTGAATTCTCGAACGATGGAAGGCAGTTTACAGGCTTGCGGAAATTTAGTGGCTTTGTCAGAAGGCAGATGCTTACATTGTTATGTGGTAAAAACTGGAATTGGGACTTGTCGCTTTGTTCGATCGTCGCTGTTATCAATGTATTCCAAGGGTGGGAGTGTTGGAAAAGCTTCCCTTGCTTTTAGTGAATTGCCTAATAAAGATCTCATCTCATGGGCTGCGATTGTGGGAGTTCATGTGAAAAAAGGATGCATTGCAGAATGCTTAGAGTTGTTTCGAACAATGGAGGTTTCAGGAATTGATCCTGATGGAATCGTTGTCAGCTGTTTGCTCATGGGTTTTGCAAATTTCAGGAGTTTTAGTGAAAGGGCTGATTGTGAAGAAGAATTTCAAATTAGATGTTTCGGCTAG